In Shewanella sp. VB17, a single genomic region encodes these proteins:
- the rnr gene encoding ribonuclease R translates to MIKDPHLKREQDNYENPIPSREYILDHLRSETSPLNRERIAAALKLESEEQLEALRRRLRAMERDGELVFTRGQAYGLPERMDLLTGTIIGHKDGFGFLKLEEGGDDLFINNRDMQMYFHGDKVLAQKAGVDRKGRREARIVRLVQQRAAALVGRFHLDSGMAFVIADDRRITQEILIPDEDKNSARQGDIVVLELTRRPGRYVKAAGKVTEVLGQQMAPGMEIEIALRNYDLPHTWSSLIEKKLRAIPDEVPEADKVDRIDLRQLPLVTIDGEDARDFDDAVYAEKKKSGGWRLWVAIADVSHYVRTESALDKEARARGNSVYFPSQVIPMLPEKISNGLCSLNPGVDRLCMVAEMTIAATGKLSGYKFYPAVMHSHGRLTYTQVADMLEGGEISPELKPIFPHLKELQSLYLILDGIRADRGAIAFETTETKFVFNSARKIDSIVPSHRNQAHKIIEECMILANVASAKFVKKHKGEVLYRVHESPSEQKLTNFKDFLKERGLTMGGGLEPTPKDYQAIMEKIADRPDAELIQIMLLRSMRQATYTPDNEGHFGLALEAYSHFTSPIRRYPDLILHRVIRYLLAKEQGEAKEKWTSDGGYNYQIEELDLLGVECSTTERRADEATRDVNDWLKCEFMQDHVGDTFEAVIASVTHFGMFVRLDKLFIDGLVHISSLGSDYYQYDNMRQRLVGEASGQIYQLGDAVTVKVAGVNLDDRQIDLIMASEAGKPTRPSRGKKPITARDRVNIEGAKLGKGEKSDKPKRRGSRSKSGVSKAAGGKNLDSAKVKTSGGAKESGVKTSTAAKKSKAKKSSAKKSPAKRKVKASK, encoded by the coding sequence ATGATCAAAGATCCGCATTTAAAGCGTGAACAAGACAATTATGAAAACCCAATTCCTAGCCGCGAGTATATTCTAGATCACTTGCGCTCTGAAACATCCCCCTTAAACCGTGAACGTATTGCGGCAGCACTCAAGCTAGAAAGTGAAGAGCAGCTTGAAGCCTTAAGACGTCGACTTCGTGCGATGGAGCGTGATGGTGAGTTGGTTTTCACTCGTGGGCAAGCCTATGGTTTACCTGAAAGAATGGACCTGTTAACAGGGACTATCATAGGGCATAAAGACGGCTTCGGTTTCTTAAAGCTCGAAGAGGGGGGGGATGACCTCTTTATTAATAATCGTGACATGCAAATGTATTTCCATGGCGATAAAGTGCTGGCGCAAAAAGCGGGTGTCGATCGCAAGGGACGCCGTGAAGCCAGAATCGTTCGCTTGGTTCAGCAAAGAGCTGCTGCGTTAGTAGGCCGTTTCCATTTGGATTCAGGCATGGCATTTGTCATTGCTGATGATAGGCGAATTACCCAAGAAATTTTGATCCCAGATGAAGACAAAAATAGCGCTCGTCAGGGAGATATTGTTGTTCTGGAGTTGACTCGTCGACCTGGACGTTATGTAAAGGCTGCTGGTAAGGTGACAGAGGTGCTTGGTCAGCAGATGGCACCGGGAATGGAAATTGAGATTGCGTTACGCAATTATGATTTACCGCATACTTGGTCAAGCCTTATTGAGAAAAAACTGCGTGCCATCCCTGATGAGGTACCAGAAGCCGATAAAGTGGACCGAATCGATTTACGTCAGTTACCTCTGGTGACAATTGATGGTGAAGATGCACGTGATTTTGATGACGCCGTGTATGCTGAAAAGAAAAAAAGTGGCGGTTGGCGTTTATGGGTTGCGATTGCTGATGTGAGTCATTATGTGCGTACAGAATCAGCGTTAGATAAAGAAGCACGTGCACGTGGTAATTCAGTGTATTTTCCATCACAAGTCATCCCAATGCTGCCGGAGAAAATCTCTAATGGCTTGTGTTCGCTAAACCCAGGAGTGGATCGCTTGTGCATGGTGGCCGAGATGACGATTGCTGCCACGGGTAAACTGTCGGGTTACAAATTCTATCCTGCAGTGATGCATTCACATGGACGTCTGACTTACACTCAAGTGGCCGATATGCTTGAAGGTGGCGAAATTTCACCTGAGCTTAAGCCTATTTTTCCTCATCTTAAAGAGTTGCAATCGCTTTATTTAATTTTGGATGGGATCCGGGCTGATCGCGGCGCGATCGCATTTGAAACCACAGAGACCAAGTTCGTGTTCAACTCTGCTCGAAAAATAGACAGTATAGTGCCGAGCCATCGTAACCAAGCACACAAAATCATTGAAGAGTGCATGATTTTAGCCAATGTCGCATCGGCCAAATTTGTGAAGAAACATAAAGGTGAAGTCCTTTATCGGGTGCATGAGTCGCCATCGGAGCAGAAGCTCACTAACTTTAAAGATTTTTTGAAAGAACGTGGTTTGACCATGGGAGGAGGACTTGAGCCAACGCCTAAGGATTATCAGGCGATTATGGAAAAAATAGCTGATAGACCCGATGCTGAGCTGATTCAGATCATGTTGCTGCGTTCCATGCGTCAAGCAACGTATACGCCTGATAACGAAGGCCACTTTGGTTTAGCCCTCGAAGCCTACTCTCACTTTACTTCACCGATCCGACGTTATCCTGATTTAATTTTACACCGCGTTATCCGCTATTTATTAGCCAAAGAACAAGGTGAAGCCAAAGAAAAATGGACATCCGATGGGGGTTATAATTACCAAATTGAAGAGTTAGACTTATTAGGGGTCGAGTGTTCAACAACTGAGCGCCGTGCGGATGAAGCGACCCGTGATGTCAATGACTGGCTTAAATGTGAATTTATGCAAGATCATGTGGGTGATACGTTTGAAGCTGTTATCGCCTCTGTGACTCACTTTGGTATGTTTGTGCGTTTGGATAAACTGTTTATCGATGGCTTAGTGCATATTTCAAGCCTAGGCAGTGATTATTATCAGTACGACAACATGCGTCAGCGATTGGTGGGTGAAGCCTCTGGTCAAATTTATCAGCTTGGTGATGCGGTAACGGTGAAAGTGGCTGGTGTTAATTTAGATGATCGTCAGATTGACCTTATAATGGCAAGCGAAGCGGGTAAGCCTACCCGTCCAAGCCGTGGCAAAAAACCGATCACGGCAAGAGATCGTGTTAATATAGAAGGTGCTAAGTTAGGGAAAGGGGAAAAGAGCGATAAGCCTAAAAGGCGCGGCTCTCGCTCAAAAAGTGGAGTGAGTAAAGCCGCTGGCGGCAAAAATCTTGATTCAGCTAAAGTCAAAACCAGTGGTGGAGCTAAAGAGTCAGGCGTTAAAACCAGCACTGCTGCTAAGAAGTCGAAGGCTAAAAAGTCTTCAGCAAAAAAGAGCCCTGCTAAACGCAAAGTAAAAGCAAGCAAGTAA
- a CDS encoding dermonecrotic toxin domain-containing protein, which yields MSKFIFLFFLIMVSSGVTKAISNEYEYEYEYEYEYEYGDVEPIGSDYVIVTLDDNPVISAMSVKYTNEWRANFLADFSDLLTQLPNPNTVAKKAMLTEFNKLDLSYMVNAYIDPDITFYNKFNGAFSSSKSFTGWQHSGSGLVSSMTLTQAAVHNAFSEFNDYYPGEIDQLTGIYKVGKGEGLYNELNEIQILPSVIWDIISRVDIQSLYDKSVIEFFQLNADKYTRLNRDAFLFHAIEMYKKGLLNLDEVFLARSVVENGSRAKIHKFDIYEYESNDIIVIESTDENATNGLLYIPGLSTPFIPFRHKSELRHLLQMALKSPLIRTVFSQHFSLYNRQNGETFYGVDTALYGIAMGNDDWDSSYIMMNEDETLITGDVFVARTKAMKARLISDGDVQIKSNNEVTRDYILGVINTVFYLFPVVDLIAPEIGIPLGIALSATQVSLDMDKAITGDTENERYLGARGAAFDGVLLMTQVIPEAMSFTSKVKATSRLYKETEDIANATKGESGLDPVSQFRLNSERRNADVNLDLSKISEFEVDNIKGDVIYNLSGDLADDSINIGRIESEKFTYYVNLDVDADKTVFANSKRLILDAHGGREAEALEYINNPNSSIKLQGETVTVPKGMKLNFWSPDDYLLRNPNIPDFIENREHLHPHTQVYSGYQAGYETYSTKNEIDLESLSNTHRFQLTAQDSTGVNSIEFRKNQLLRKRSPSTEVIVGKYRFSHFDKTDQSKLVGSIRNIALRGELPPIVVTVPASLGSLRGENAATLADLFQEIKTKFPEINEVDMVTCREVYSKNLNKSITGNRAYSVKYPQKKPISPDNSTRHEGHIESVHYH from the coding sequence ATGAGTAAGTTTATTTTTTTATTTTTTTTAATTATGGTGTCATCTGGTGTTACTAAGGCTATATCTAATGAATATGAATATGAATATGAATATGAATATGAATATGAATATGGTGATGTTGAGCCTATAGGATCAGATTATGTTATTGTGACTCTTGATGATAATCCTGTCATATCAGCGATGTCAGTTAAGTATACTAATGAATGGAGGGCAAATTTTTTAGCTGATTTTTCAGATTTACTAACTCAATTACCTAATCCAAATACGGTTGCCAAAAAAGCCATGTTAACTGAATTTAATAAACTAGATCTTAGCTATATGGTTAATGCTTATATTGATCCGGATATTACATTTTATAATAAATTTAATGGCGCATTTAGTAGTTCAAAATCATTTACTGGTTGGCAGCATTCAGGTTCTGGATTAGTCAGTTCTATGACCTTGACTCAAGCTGCAGTACACAATGCTTTTAGTGAATTCAATGATTACTATCCAGGAGAGATAGACCAGCTTACAGGCATTTATAAAGTCGGTAAGGGAGAGGGCCTTTATAATGAATTAAATGAAATTCAAATATTACCTAGTGTAATATGGGATATCATTAGCCGTGTCGACATTCAAAGTTTGTATGACAAGAGTGTTATTGAATTTTTTCAGTTAAATGCTGATAAATACACGCGACTTAATCGTGATGCATTTTTATTCCATGCTATTGAAATGTATAAAAAAGGCCTATTGAATCTAGATGAGGTTTTTTTAGCTCGATCAGTGGTAGAGAATGGTTCTAGGGCTAAAATTCATAAATTTGATATTTATGAATATGAATCAAATGATATTATTGTTATAGAATCAACGGATGAAAATGCAACAAATGGTTTATTGTACATCCCAGGTTTGAGCACACCATTTATTCCTTTTCGTCATAAAAGTGAATTAAGACACCTGTTACAAATGGCTTTAAAATCACCATTAATTCGGACTGTATTTTCTCAACATTTTAGCTTATATAATCGTCAGAATGGCGAGACGTTTTATGGTGTTGATACTGCACTATATGGTATTGCCATGGGGAATGATGACTGGGATAGCTCTTATATCATGATGAATGAAGATGAAACTTTAATCACAGGAGATGTATTTGTTGCCAGAACTAAAGCGATGAAAGCAAGACTTATCAGTGATGGCGATGTGCAGATTAAATCTAATAATGAGGTAACTCGAGATTATATTTTAGGTGTTATCAATACGGTTTTTTATTTATTTCCAGTTGTTGATCTTATTGCGCCTGAAATTGGCATTCCGCTTGGTATTGCTTTATCTGCAACGCAAGTGAGTTTAGATATGGATAAAGCGATAACGGGTGACACAGAAAATGAGCGATATTTAGGCGCTAGAGGTGCTGCTTTTGATGGTGTTTTATTGATGACTCAAGTTATTCCTGAAGCCATGAGTTTTACTTCTAAAGTGAAAGCGACATCAAGGTTATATAAAGAGACTGAAGATATTGCTAATGCGACTAAAGGAGAAAGTGGTTTAGATCCTGTCAGTCAGTTTAGGCTAAACAGTGAAAGAAGAAATGCCGATGTTAATCTTGATTTGAGTAAAATATCAGAATTTGAGGTAGATAATATTAAGGGCGATGTGATTTATAACTTAAGTGGTGATCTCGCCGATGATAGTATCAATATTGGTAGAATAGAGTCTGAAAAATTCACTTATTATGTGAATCTTGATGTGGATGCAGATAAGACTGTTTTTGCGAATTCAAAGCGGTTGATATTGGATGCTCACGGTGGAAGGGAAGCTGAGGCTCTAGAGTATATTAATAATCCCAATTCATCGATAAAACTGCAAGGAGAGACGGTCACAGTACCCAAAGGAATGAAACTTAATTTCTGGTCTCCTGATGATTATTTGTTACGTAACCCGAACATACCTGATTTTATTGAAAACAGGGAGCACTTGCATCCACATACTCAAGTGTATAGTGGTTATCAAGCGGGGTATGAAACTTACTCAACCAAAAATGAAATAGATTTAGAAAGTTTATCGAATACTCACCGTTTCCAACTGACTGCACAAGATTCAACTGGAGTTAATTCAATTGAATTTCGTAAAAATCAATTGTTGCGTAAGAGATCACCCTCCACAGAAGTCATTGTTGGGAAATATCGTTTTTCACATTTTGATAAAACCGATCAATCTAAATTAGTTGGTAGTATTCGTAATATTGCTTTACGCGGTGAATTACCACCGATTGTTGTGACGGTCCCAGCTTCACTAGGTTCTTTAAGAGGAGAAAATGCGGCAACCTTAGCTGATCTTTTTCAGGAGATTAAAACTAAATTCCCTGAAATAAACGAGGTGGATATGGTGACTTGTAGAGAGGTTTATAGCAAAAATTTGAATAAGTCTATTACAGGAAATCGTGCTTATAGTGTGAAATATCCTCAAAAAAAACCGATTTCCCCAGACAATTCTACTCGTCATGAAGGCCATATTGAATCTGTTCATTATCATTAA
- a CDS encoding methanolan biosynthesis protein EpsI, with the protein MGLCVLIIILCLAIYVIYRNIHRGRITKSKEYNVLFDEDTIVDELITLLIEKNQNQENEDKTIQSKQDILATFIELHRSGSFCAQLSEEEIIYFVKKKLNMESCKHG; encoded by the coding sequence ATGGGGTTATGTGTACTCATTATTATTTTGTGTTTGGCTATTTATGTTATTTATCGCAATATTCATCGAGGTCGAATAACCAAGTCGAAAGAATATAATGTGCTATTTGATGAAGATACAATAGTGGATGAATTGATCACTTTGCTTATCGAAAAAAATCAAAACCAAGAAAATGAAGATAAAACGATACAAAGTAAACAAGACATACTGGCAACTTTTATTGAGTTGCACCGTTCGGGTAGCTTCTGTGCTCAGTTGAGTGAAGAAGAGATCATCTATTTTGTGAAAAAGAAATTAAATATGGAGAGTTGTAAGCATGGATAG
- a CDS encoding transposase, translated as MTTTYRGYYRSFEHFISTKRLDKLTIVYLDNASFHRAKCFKEKCYKWLLKGPVIIYLPAYSPGLNIIELLWKKIKYEWLSCHVFITFETLKNSIKDMLYNY; from the coding sequence TTGACCACTACATACCGAGGTTATTATAGAAGCTTTGAGCACTTCATATCGACTAAACGTCTTGATAAATTAACGATTGTCTACCTTGATAATGCCTCATTTCATCGCGCTAAGTGTTTTAAAGAAAAATGCTATAAATGGTTACTAAAAGGGCCTGTTATAATCTATTTACCAGCTTATTCACCCGGACTCAATATCATTGAATTACTCTGGAAAAAGATCAAATATGAATGGCTATCTTGCCATGTTTTTATCACGTTTGAGACGCTAAAAAATAGTATAAAAGACATGTTGTATAATTATTAG
- a CDS encoding nitric-oxide reductase large subunit: MSKPKLTVFALITVLIASFTVLLSIGSEIYREKPPIPKAFTSSSGKIVFSQHNIEQGQLVWRSMGGHQLGSIWGHGAYVAPDWTADWLHKEAQAWLDITADNRYQQRFQDLDNETKAGLEQMLKEDMRHNSVIKTSNGDTFVRLSNTRIAAINKVSEHYLSLFGNDPKLSSLREQYAMKEGTVPDLKRREQLNAFLFWGAWAAITERPDETYTYTNNWPYDPQIGNLPTSDNIVWSILSIVTLIAGIGALAWHHASGKHEPLPTPSKQDPLFFNKPTASQKAVGKYFFTAIGLFLFQILLGAITAHYAVEGQNFYGFPLSELLPYSITRTWHTQLAVFWIATIWLGTGLYIAPALSGHEPKFQRIGVNVLWVALVIVVLGSMAGEWLGVQQYFDLDMNFLFGHQGYEYIDLGRVWQVLLLGGLLIWLSLVTAAMRPALKITGELRPVIWVLYASCVAIGLFYGAGLFMGKHTNLAIAEYWRWWVVHLWVEGFFETFATSVIALMLVRLGLIRTRSANAAVLFATVIFLTGGLIGTLHHIYFTGTPTSVIAWGAIFSALEVVPLAIIGFEAVESYRLRQAAPWMSRYKWAIMFFVATAFWNLVGAGILGFLVNPPIALYFIQGLNTTASHAHGAFMGVYGMLGIGLMLFCLRGLCGQMLWNEKLLKGAFWTLNIGLAAMILMSLLPVGIIQFFAVVEHGYWFARSPEVIHSPLVEQLVWMRIFGDVLFGLGGMLLGCFLFDIIQKAISKARLG, encoded by the coding sequence ATGAGTAAACCAAAATTGACCGTATTCGCACTTATTACCGTGCTAATTGCATCCTTCACTGTACTACTAAGTATAGGCAGCGAGATCTACCGTGAAAAGCCCCCCATTCCAAAGGCATTTACCAGCAGCAGCGGTAAGATTGTCTTTAGCCAACATAATATCGAACAAGGTCAATTAGTCTGGCGATCTATGGGCGGGCATCAATTAGGTTCGATTTGGGGCCATGGCGCTTATGTCGCTCCTGACTGGACTGCTGACTGGCTTCACAAAGAAGCCCAAGCTTGGTTAGATATCACTGCCGATAATAGATACCAGCAACGTTTCCAAGATCTCGATAATGAAACCAAAGCCGGTTTGGAGCAGATGCTTAAAGAGGATATGCGTCATAACAGTGTCATTAAAACCAGTAATGGCGATACCTTCGTCCGCCTATCTAATACGCGAATTGCAGCAATAAATAAAGTATCAGAACATTACCTTTCTTTATTTGGCAATGACCCAAAACTATCAAGTTTGCGTGAACAATACGCAATGAAAGAAGGAACGGTTCCAGATCTCAAACGTCGTGAGCAGCTCAATGCATTTCTCTTCTGGGGAGCTTGGGCCGCCATTACTGAACGTCCTGATGAAACATATACTTACACTAACAACTGGCCCTACGACCCACAAATTGGTAACCTGCCCACATCTGATAATATCGTCTGGTCTATTTTAAGTATTGTCACATTAATCGCTGGCATTGGCGCACTCGCCTGGCATCATGCCAGCGGTAAACACGAGCCTTTGCCTACCCCTTCAAAACAAGACCCACTCTTTTTTAATAAACCCACAGCTTCACAAAAAGCAGTGGGGAAATACTTTTTTACCGCGATAGGGCTGTTTCTATTTCAAATTCTATTGGGTGCGATCACGGCTCACTATGCTGTTGAAGGTCAAAATTTTTATGGATTTCCGCTATCAGAGCTCCTGCCTTATTCAATAACACGAACTTGGCACACTCAGCTAGCCGTTTTCTGGATCGCAACGATTTGGCTAGGCACCGGACTTTATATTGCACCAGCACTTTCTGGACACGAGCCTAAATTTCAACGTATTGGGGTTAATGTTCTCTGGGTAGCTTTAGTGATTGTTGTACTAGGTTCGATGGCAGGAGAGTGGTTAGGGGTTCAACAATATTTCGATCTGGATATGAACTTCCTATTTGGTCACCAAGGTTATGAATATATTGATCTTGGTCGTGTATGGCAGGTATTACTCCTCGGTGGGCTACTTATCTGGCTGAGCCTAGTTACCGCCGCGATGCGTCCTGCACTAAAAATAACAGGAGAATTACGCCCAGTAATTTGGGTACTCTATGCTTCATGTGTCGCCATAGGCTTATTTTATGGTGCAGGCCTATTTATGGGTAAACACACTAACTTAGCCATTGCTGAATACTGGCGTTGGTGGGTAGTACATTTATGGGTTGAAGGCTTCTTCGAGACCTTTGCAACTTCCGTCATCGCACTAATGTTAGTCCGACTTGGACTCATCCGTACTCGTAGCGCCAATGCAGCCGTACTATTCGCTACAGTTATTTTCCTAACGGGTGGCTTAATCGGCACATTACATCATATTTATTTCACCGGTACACCCACATCGGTCATTGCTTGGGGGGCGATTTTTTCAGCTTTAGAAGTTGTACCACTGGCAATTATTGGTTTTGAAGCCGTAGAGAGCTACCGCCTTCGTCAAGCAGCCCCATGGATGAGCAGGTATAAATGGGCTATTATGTTTTTCGTTGCCACTGCATTTTGGAACTTAGTCGGCGCAGGTATATTAGGTTTTCTCGTCAACCCTCCTATCGCTCTCTATTTTATTCAAGGACTTAATACAACGGCTAGCCATGCTCATGGTGCCTTTATGGGCGTCTATGGCATGTTAGGTATTGGACTCATGCTCTTTTGTTTACGAGGTTTATGCGGTCAAATGTTGTGGAATGAAAAACTATTAAAGGGGGCTTTTTGGACATTAAACATCGGTCTTGCCGCCATGATCCTGATGTCTTTATTACCTGTTGGTATCATACAGTTCTTCGCCGTAGTAGAGCATGGGTACTGGTTCGCGCGATCACCAGAGGTGATCCATAGTCCACTCGTAGAGCAACTGGTATGGATGCGTATATTTGGTGATGTCTTATTTGGACTAGGTGGCATGTTACTCGGCTGTTTTTTATTTGACATAATTCAAAAAGCCATAAGCAAGGCTAGGCTAGGCTAG
- a CDS encoding transporter substrate-binding domain-containing protein: MNKMSLIKKVLTYLFCSLLTSVTYAQTVITIATDETSGRPWIWEAGKIFNENNPGVELELYKLVEKKLDIKFKFLRLPWVRAKLYLQSGKIDGMFPTSFKTEREYWAFYPRNKPFDNIAWSNFKKSPEFKMDNNLVKVLGELSHSKKTRNIGYYLYKLKGSKIDWDGHKFLNVSKFDEIGVTTGYSINSKLADMGLKLSKTINPMQSLQMLMLGRITGIVNMETIIDTNISLHKEQFSKIIKSPIIIQENSYYLAFSESFMMRNSNTAEKIWQGIEDIKKTAEFSIILQKYSTLTESN, translated from the coding sequence GTGAATAAAATGAGTCTTATTAAGAAAGTCCTAACTTATCTTTTTTGTTCATTATTAACTTCAGTGACTTATGCTCAAACTGTCATAACAATTGCCACAGATGAAACATCAGGTAGGCCTTGGATTTGGGAAGCAGGAAAAATATTTAACGAGAATAACCCAGGAGTGGAACTGGAACTATATAAACTTGTTGAAAAAAAACTAGACATAAAGTTCAAATTTTTACGTCTTCCTTGGGTAAGGGCTAAGCTTTATCTTCAATCTGGAAAAATAGACGGAATGTTCCCTACCAGCTTTAAAACTGAAAGAGAATATTGGGCTTTCTACCCAAGAAATAAACCATTCGATAATATAGCATGGTCTAACTTCAAAAAATCACCTGAATTTAAAATGGATAATAATCTCGTTAAAGTACTTGGGGAATTATCTCATAGTAAAAAGACCAGGAATATTGGGTATTATCTATATAAACTTAAAGGCTCTAAAATTGATTGGGATGGTCATAAGTTTTTAAATGTATCTAAATTTGATGAAATTGGTGTCACTACAGGTTATTCGATAAACAGTAAATTAGCAGACATGGGCCTTAAATTATCAAAAACGATAAATCCTATGCAGAGTTTACAAATGTTAATGTTAGGTCGCATAACAGGAATAGTTAATATGGAAACAATAATCGACACAAATATAAGCTTACATAAAGAGCAGTTTTCAAAAATAATTAAAAGCCCAATAATAATACAAGAAAATTCATATTACCTTGCTTTTTCTGAGAGTTTTATGATGAGAAATAGCAACACAGCTGAAAAAATTTGGCAGGGGATTGAAGACATAAAAAAAACAGCAGAATTCTCTATAATATTACAGAAATATTCAACGTTAACAGAGAGTAATTGA
- a CDS encoding SPFH domain-containing protein yields the protein MDSYVQEAKKETKDSLVTRIGYRNIIVISALITVLVVIAILFSQMIAWNEADERLVHQSAFTGDLTVINQAGPYFKAFGTVSAYKKVISINFTGDIGATANALVSLVPIRFLDTTTGDARGVARFRLPGNVPANELGQLKGLLKIHEEFGSQDTLISNLLLRATTENVKASARMMSVEQHYSGGNGQLSQDFADQLVNGIFVTEQIFGSNRDEKAEDQNNLSKQQRVTIKIKQDVEGNKLRNSPILGAYGITVVDASIIDIDYESKVNSRLEAQKQAAADEALARQNLKKAEQQARTEVALGEQAIAKQRAESEKLKIKEQIDAERVKANAIISAQQRVAVKAELALEQAEILKQQRLEALGMDVLAEARQRAKSAALDPKYVFDQTLKAEIQIQTALFSSLGNSRLVPEIMIGGGANEQSNGSEFMRLLAADAALNLKKRLEKR from the coding sequence ATGGATAGTTATGTACAAGAAGCTAAAAAAGAGACAAAAGACAGCCTAGTCACTCGTATTGGGTACCGTAACATTATTGTCATTTCTGCATTGATCACCGTATTGGTAGTGATTGCTATTTTATTTTCACAAATGATTGCTTGGAATGAAGCTGATGAACGGCTAGTTCACCAATCGGCCTTTACCGGTGATCTCACCGTGATCAATCAAGCTGGACCTTATTTCAAAGCTTTCGGTACTGTATCAGCTTATAAAAAAGTGATATCAATTAATTTTACGGGGGATATCGGTGCTACTGCGAATGCACTGGTATCATTAGTTCCAATTCGTTTTCTTGATACAACTACAGGTGACGCCAGAGGAGTTGCACGCTTTAGACTACCCGGTAATGTGCCTGCTAATGAATTAGGACAATTGAAGGGCTTACTTAAAATCCATGAAGAATTTGGTTCACAAGATACATTAATTTCCAATTTATTACTGCGCGCGACAACAGAGAATGTGAAGGCTTCAGCTAGAATGATGTCAGTTGAACAACATTATTCAGGTGGGAATGGTCAATTAAGCCAAGATTTTGCTGATCAACTCGTCAATGGTATTTTTGTTACAGAACAAATATTTGGTTCTAACCGCGATGAGAAAGCAGAAGATCAAAATAATCTAAGTAAACAGCAGCGTGTAACGATTAAAATAAAGCAAGATGTTGAAGGAAATAAACTACGTAACTCTCCTATTTTAGGAGCCTATGGGATCACGGTTGTCGATGCCAGTATTATTGATATTGATTATGAGAGCAAGGTTAATTCTAGGCTTGAAGCTCAAAAACAAGCTGCGGCGGATGAAGCGTTAGCTCGACAAAATTTAAAAAAGGCCGAGCAACAGGCACGTACTGAAGTCGCTCTTGGTGAACAAGCAATTGCTAAGCAAAGAGCTGAATCAGAAAAGTTAAAAATTAAGGAACAAATTGACGCTGAAAGAGTAAAAGCTAACGCGATTATTTCTGCGCAGCAGCGTGTCGCAGTGAAAGCTGAATTAGCATTAGAACAAGCGGAGATATTGAAACAGCAACGCCTAGAGGCTCTCGGTATGGATGTATTGGCAGAAGCCCGTCAACGAGCAAAATCAGCTGCATTGGACCCTAAATATGTTTTTGATCAAACATTAAAGGCCGAAATTCAAATTCAAACAGCTTTGTTCTCCAGTCTTGGAAACAGTCGGCTAGTCCCTGAAATTATGATCGGAGGAGGGGCAAATGAGCAAAGTAATGGTTCTGAATTTATGCGTTTGTTAGCAGCAGATGCTGCACTAAATCTTAAAAAACGATTGGAAAAGAGATAA
- the rlmB gene encoding 23S rRNA (guanosine(2251)-2'-O)-methyltransferase RlmB encodes MKKQDITFGIHAVEAVLKHSPERVIEMWIQSGRDDQRLTTLVQMAAEYGVSVQKVARKVLDDKSDNGQHQGVLTRVKPIKQLNDNDLLALIEKTETPFLLILDGVTDPHNLGACLRNADAAGVHGVIVPRDNSVGLTPTVSKVSCGAAEVVPLFQVTNLARTMKSLQDKGIWIVGAAGEADSDLYKTDLKGSLAIAMGAEDKGLRRLTREGCDSIASIPMSGSVSSLNVSVASGICLFEAVRQRLA; translated from the coding sequence ATGAAAAAACAAGATATCACCTTTGGTATTCACGCTGTTGAAGCGGTATTAAAGCATAGTCCAGAGCGAGTGATCGAGATGTGGATACAGTCGGGTCGTGATGATCAACGTCTAACGACACTTGTTCAAATGGCTGCAGAATACGGTGTTTCAGTTCAAAAGGTCGCGCGTAAAGTATTAGATGATAAATCTGATAATGGGCAGCACCAAGGGGTGTTAACACGAGTCAAACCCATTAAACAGCTCAATGACAATGATCTATTGGCTTTGATTGAGAAAACAGAAACCCCTTTTTTGCTTATCTTAGACGGCGTTACCGACCCACACAATCTAGGGGCATGTCTGCGTAATGCCGATGCGGCTGGTGTGCATGGGGTTATTGTGCCGCGAGATAACTCTGTTGGTTTAACGCCAACAGTGAGCAAGGTTTCCTGTGGTGCAGCGGAAGTCGTGCCCTTGTTTCAGGTGACCAACTTAGCGCGCACTATGAAGAGTCTACAAGACAAAGGGATCTGGATTGTGGGCGCAGCAGGTGAAGCCGATAGCGACCTATACAAGACAGATCTTAAGGGATCACTTGCTATTGCCATGGGCGCCGAAGATAAAGGTTTGCGGCGTTTAACTCGTGAGGGTTGCGATTCGATAGCTTCAATCCCTATGTCTGGATCTGTTTCAAGTCTTAACGTTTCGGTTGCCAGCGGGATCTGTTTGTTTGAGGCTGTACGGCAGAGGTTAGCGTAA